The Apium graveolens cultivar Ventura chromosome 3, ASM990537v1, whole genome shotgun sequence sequence CAAAGACACCAAAAAATATTGTGCTTTTCATGAGCAGACTGGGCATGAGACCGCAGATTGTTGGCAACTGAAGGAGCAGATAGAGGACCTGATTCGTAATGACAAGCTCACTGAATGGGTTGTGCGAGAAGTAAAAAAGTACAAGACAGGAGGAGTTGGCTACCATGAAGTGCCCCCGCCAGTTGACAAAAATGATGAGCCCTCAGCAAGAGGCACACGAGAGAACAACATACATGTAATCATGGGAGGGCCTCATGTAGGGGGAAACAGTAATAAGGCAATGGAAAGATATGCCCGCGAGGCTAAGGGGCTCCCTCTCACTAATGTTTATCATCTAGCGGATCGTCCTCCACAATATTTTGAAGGGGAAGACGAAGACATCATATTTACTAGGGAAGACGTGAAATGGGTTCATCACCCACATTCTGATGCCTTGGTAGTAAAGGCTAAGATCGGTACCACCAACATTCATCGGGTCTTCGTAGATACTGGAAGTTCAGCCGATGTTCTTACTTATGATGTTTATAAGAAGATGGGTTTTCTCGATAAAGATTTGTCACCAACAGCGGGATATCTCTATGGCTTCACAGGAAACTCGATTGGCATAAAGGGGCTCATAAAGCTGCCTATCACCCTTGGTGATGAGCCCTGTATGGCAACTCATGTGGCTGAATTTACAGTTGTTGATCAACCATGTGCCTATAATGCCATCATTGGGAGGCCAAtcttgaaaatgatgaagatagTAAATTCCATCCATGCTCTCTCCATGAAATTTCCAACCCCCCATGGGGTGGGATGTGTCCGAGGAACTCAGTATGACTCAAGAGACTGCTACAATAAAGCATTGAAAGCAGCCTCCAAAGGACGCATCTCTTATTCAGATGATGTAGAAATGGAAGATTGTGAGGGATCTAAAAAAAGGAAAGGGACCGTGAACATTATCTCCATTGAAGAGCTCCCAGACGGATATTTCGAAGGCTTAGGTGTACAGGTGGAGCCTCTCCCTGGGGCTATCATGATGGAAGCCTCTCAACCAGTCATGATTCTCCAAGAAGGTATTATTGAGGAAGCAAGTGATGAAGACGAGACCCCTAAACAGATTGCTATGAGAGCCCGAAAGGGAAAAGGGGCTCTCAAGGAGACATCTGCATTGGTAGACCTTCCTCGAATAATCACTCTCGATACTACATTCACTTCTGAACTTGAACCCGCCTCAGGGGTCACTATGCAGGAAATAGGGGAGCCTAGCAATGTGAAGAATCTTAACATCGATCTCGATCCACGTATCCCAGAGCATGTTGAAAGAGCAGGAGCAGCTGAGGACACAATTTCTATTTTAGTAGATGCACATGACTCTTCTAAAGTCCTCAAAATTGGCTCTCAATTGTCCCCGGAACTTAGAGAAAAGCATACCATCTTTCTCAAAGCAAACTTAGATGTGTTCGCTTGGTCTCATGCTGATATGGTGGGGATCGACCCCAATGTGATGTGTCATCGGCTTAACATTGATCCTGATAAAAAAGGAGTGAGGCAGAAAAGGCGACCTATTAGTGGGGAGCGAGCTGAGGCTCTCAAAGAAGAAGTGGACAGACTTCTCCAAGCAGGGTTGGTCAGAGAATCTTTCTACCCTATGTGGCTAGCAAATCCGGTATTGGTAAAAAAACtgaatgggaagtggaggacatgCGTCGACTTCACGGATCTTAACAAGGCATGTCCAAAGGATAGTTTTCCTTTGCCAAGGATTGATCAGCTAGTAGATGCTACAGCAGGTCATGCGCTTCTTAGTTTCATGGATGcttattcagggtataatcaaaTCCCCATGTATGGCCCTGATCAGGATCATACGTCTTTTATCACGGATAGAGGTCTCTACTGCTACATCGGGATGCCCTTTGGTCTCCTCAACGCAGGAGCCACTTATcaaagattggtgaacatgatgttTGAAAGGCAaattgggaagaccatggaggtctatgtgGATGACATGCTGGTTAAGTCTAGAAAGGCCTCCGATCATATTGATCACTTGACCGAAATGTTTGACATCTTGAGAAAATATAGAATGAAGCTCAATCCCCAGAAATGTGTGTTTGGAGTAGAGTCCAGAAAATTCCTTGGCTTCATTGTAAACCACAGAGGAATAGAGGCCAACCCAGCAAAAATTCAGGCATTGATGAACATGAGGTCTCCTCGGAATGTCAAGGAGGTCCAAAGCCTCACAGGGAGGATAGCTGCCTTGAACCGTTTTGTTTCTAAGTCATCTGACAAGTGTCATGAGTTTTTCAAGGCCATCAAAAAAGTTGGAAAGAAATTCGAGTGGACTCCTGAATGCGAGGAGGCCTTTCAAAAGATTAAGGAACACCTAGGGAAGCCTCCCCTCCTCTCAAAACCCAAGGTGGGGGAGACCCTTATTATCTATCTTGCTGTTTCAGAACATGCTATCAGTGATGTGCTCATTCGTGAGGAGGAAGGGGTTCAATACCCAGTCTACTATATTAGTAAAAGAATGCTGGATGCCGAGACTAGATATTCTAACATGGAAAAGTTGGCATATGCTCTCATATTGGCCTCACGCAAGCTAAGGccctactttcaggctcataaaattgaaATACGAACTGCCTACCCCTTGAGGCAGGTCATGCACAAGCCTGAGACGTCAGGAAGGCTTCTTAAGTGGACAGTTGAGCTCAGTCAATTTGATGTGGAATACAAGCCTCGAGGTGCTTTGAAGGGCCAAGCGTTGGCCGACTTCATACTTGAGTTCCCCCTCAATCCGTGGAAGACTCTACGGCTCTCATAGCAGTCCCATGGGTAGATGAACCCTTCGATGATAAGCAAAATTGTACCCCATGGTGGGATCTATATGTTGATGGGGCTGTTAACAATGAAGGATCAGGAGTCGGGATAGAACTAATAACCCCCGAAGGGCATAAGTTGCGAAGTGCTATCCATTTTACCTTCAAGAcaaccaacaatgatgctgaaTATGAGGCTCTCATTATAGGCCTCAAACTAGCTCTGGAGATGAGGGTGGAGAATCTTAATGTTTACAGTGACTTAATGTTGGTCACCCATCATATTGGTTGTGGATGGCAGGCTAGGGGACCCCGAACTGAACTCTATCTCAAATGTGCACAAAGAATCATCAAACTTTTTAACGAAGTGAGAGTGGAGCACATCTCAAGGGATGAAAATACAAGGGTTGATGCATTGGCCAAATTGGGCTCTCAACGAGAGGCCACCTTACTTGGAGTCATCCCTCTCGAAATTCAAAACAAAACCAGTGTTCCTGAAGAATTTACTTTTGAGATTGCTGCTTTGGGGCGAACATGGATGACTCCAATTTGGGACTATGTCAAGACAGGCACTCTTCCCCAAGAAAAGAAGGAGGCTAGAAGGGTCAAGTATCAGGCGGCCCGTTATGTCATCTATGATGAGATTCTTTATAGAAGGGGCTTCAACACACCACTACTGAGGTGTGTAGACGGAGAAGAATGTAGTTACATCCTAAGGGAGGtgcatgaaggcatatgtggcaatcactcggggggtagctcgcTAGCCCAAAAGATTCTCAGATAGGGTTATTATTGGCCTACTCTAAAAAAAGATGCTTTTGAATTCTCCAGGGCATGTGATAAGTGCCAAAGGTATGCCAACTTCAGCAACATTCCGGCCACTCATCCCACTTCTCTTATGAGTCCTTGGCCCTTTGCTATGTAGGGGATAGATCTCATAGGGGATCTTCCCAAAGCAAAAGGAGGAGTTAAGTATGCAGTTGTCGCAGTGGACTACTTTACCAAGTGGGCCGAGGTTGAGCCCCTTGCCACTATCACCGTGAAGAAACTCAAGGACTTTGTCTACAGGGCCATTGTATGCAGGTACGGGATCCCTTATCAACTTATTTCAGATAATGGGAAGCAATTTGACAGCAAGGAGATGCGGGAGTTCTGTGAGGCATTGGGTATCAAAAAAGGTTTTTCCGCTATTAGTCATCCCCAA is a genomic window containing:
- the LOC141715244 gene encoding uncharacterized protein LOC141715244 translates to MDADKNVINTMGTFSPFTQEIRTAPLPPGFRTNPDLTFKGDTDPAAYLIRFNTEMEVYQVSLEARCRLFAASLRGSAQQWFSKLGAHVIIDSWEEFADIFIKQFQSSMLYAPPVATLANIRQREGETLQDYFIRFNAEVPRVRDASEEAVKNFLIAGLREGTKFWKYMQAQTPSTLADFHAQAEPFKWIEKSMQDLKKSGGSSSSSNNKGRGSKRKMSWSPKRNGRDRSESPRRDRNARERSPQRGRTGDRREPTCTPLVASIEHIYAVNSNKGMFKKPPKMNRFGTKDTKKYCAFHEQTGHETADCWQLKEQIEDLIRNDKLTEWVVREVKKYKTGGVGYHEVPPPVDKNDEPSARGTRENNIHVIMGGPHVGGNSNKAMERYAREAKGLPLTNVYHLADRPPQYFEGEDEDIIFTREDVKWVHHPHSDALVVKAKIGTTNIHRVFVDTGSSADVLTYDVYKKMGFLDKDLSPTAGYLYGFTGNSIGIKGLIKLPITLGDEPCMATHVAEFTVVDQPCAYNAIIGRPILKMMKIVNSIHALSMKFPTPHGVGCVRGTQYDSRDCYNKALKAASKGRISYSDDVEMEDCEGSKKRKGTVNIISIEELPDGYFEGLGVQVEPLPGAIMMEASQPVMILQEGIIEEASDEDETPKQIAMRARKGKGALKETSALVDLPRIITLDTTFTSELEPASGVTMQEIGEPSNVKNLNIDLDPRIPEHVERAGAAEDTISILVDAHDSSKVLKIGSQLSPELREKHTIFLKANLDVFAWSHADMVGIDPNVMCHRLNIDPDKKGVRQKRRPISGERAEALKEEVDRLLQAGLVRESFYPMWLANPVLVKKLNGKWRTCVDFTDLNKACPKDSFPLPRIDQLVDATAGHALLSFMDAYSGYNQIPMYGPDQDHTSFITDRGLYCYIGMPFGLLNAGATYQRLVNMMFERQIGKTMEVYVDDMLVKSRKASDHIDHLTEMFDILRKYRMKLNPQKCVFGVESRKFLGFIVNHRGIEANPAKIQALMNMRSPRNVKEVQSLTGRIAALNRFVSKSSDKCHEFFKAIKKVGKKFEWTPECEEAFQKIKEHLGKPPLLSKPKVGETLIIYLAVSEHAISDVLIREEEGVQYPVYYISKRMLDAETRYSNMEKLAYALILASRKLRPYFQAHKIEIRTAYPLRQVMHKPETSGRLLKWTVELSQFDVEYKPRDSTALIAVPWVDEPFDDKQNCTPWWDLYVDGAVNNEGSGVGIELITPEGHKLRSAIHFTFKTTNNDAEYEALIIGLKLALEMRVENLNVYSDLMLVTHHIGCGWQARGPRTELYLKCAQRIIKLFNEVRVEHISRDENTRVDALAKLGSQREATLLGVIPLEIQNKTSVPEEFTFEIAALGRTWMTPIWDYVKTGTLPQEKKEARRVKYQAARYVIYDEILYRRGFNTPLLRCVDGEECSYILREGIDLIGDLPKAKGGVKYAVVAVDYFTKWAEVEPLATITVKKLKDFVYRAIVCRYGIPYQLISDNGKQFDSKEMREFCEALGIKKGFSAISHPQTNGQTEAINKIIKRTLKGKLEESKGNWPEELPKVLWSYNTTPRSTTGETPFSLSYGCEAMIPVEVGSCSFRRDHYDPKANEVNHRLYLDMIEETREDSQARLAAYQQRTARHYNGRVKTLPLRVGDLVLRRVMPNTKVPGHGVFGANWEGPYKVKSVLWEGTYHLTDMNDKLIPRAWNAEHLRKYYQ